A genomic segment from Cyprinus carpio isolate SPL01 chromosome A4, ASM1834038v1, whole genome shotgun sequence encodes:
- the LOC109045335 gene encoding troponin I, slow skeletal muscle-like produces IFSSCRISLKIMLLNRAMEDLEKEKQDREEEKNRYLKEKHPPLQLSGLSLGELQNLCKQLYAKIDVVDEERFDYEDKVNKHNKDINELKLKVQDLGGKFKKPALRKVRVSADEMMRALLGSKHKGSMDLRANLKSVKKEDIKQEKVLTSEVGDWRKNVEAMSGMEGRKKMFDAAGGGQ; encoded by the exons ATTTTTTCATCTTGTAGAATTTCTCTGAAG ATAATGCTGCTTAACAGAGCAATGGAGGATTTGGAAAAAGAGAAACAGGACAGGGAAGAAGAGAAAAATCGCTACCTCAAAGAAAAACACCCTCCTTTGCAGCTTTCTGGACTCTCTCTGGGGGAGTTACAG AATCTATGTAAGCAGCTCTATGCCAAAATCGATGTAGTAGATGAAGAGAGGTTTGACTATGAGGATAAAGTCAACAAGCACAACAAAGAT atcAATGAGCTTAAGTTGAAAGTTCAAGATCTAGGTGGGAAGTTCAAGAAACCCGCCCTGAGGAAGGTGCGTGTGTCTGCTGATGAGATGATGAGGGCCCTGCTGGGCTCCAAACACAAAGGCTCCATGGACCTCCGTGCAAATCTGAAGTCAGTCAAGAAGGAGGATATCAAGCAAGAAAAG GTCTTGACCTCTGAGGTAGGTGACTGGCGTAAGAATGTGGAAGCCATGTCTGGCATGGAAGGAAGAAAGAAGATGTTTGACGCTGCCGGAGGAGGCCAGTGA